The Thermomonospora curvata DSM 43183 DNA segment TTTCTTGCTCTTCTTGGGCTCCCCGGCCGAAAGGGAGGCGGCGTCCTTCTTCTTCTTCTTGGACTTCTTGCCCTTGGCCGGCTTGGGAAGAGGCTCGGGCTCCGGCAGGGGATCGGACTCGGAAAGCTCGATCGAGATGACGGCGGCGTGCCCGGCGACCCGGTCCTTGAAAGTCTGACCCGCCCGGAACCGGGGCGTCTCGGTGGGCGGGACCTCCACCGGCTCCCCGGTCCGGGGGTTGCGGGCGGTGCGCGCCGGACGGGAGAGCTTGTCGAAGGTGCCGAACCCGGTCACCAGCACCCGTTCCCCGGCCGTCACCCTGTCCATGATCGTCTCGAAGACGGCGTCCACATGGCGCCGGGCCACCGCGGGATCGCTGCCGGCGAGGGCCGCCACCGCCTCGATCAGCTCGGTTCTGTTCAACGGCAGCACCTTTCGACGTGGGGGCTTTCGATGGTCCCTTCCCCGCCGGGACGCCGTCGTGGCGCGGACGGCCGCGGGCACGAGCCCATCGAAACGGCCCGGCTGAAAAGGTCCAGTGCCGGTCAGGCTAGATCAGGCGGGCATTTCACGCCGACTTTCGTCGCCCCAGACGGCGATCTGTGACCGGAATGACGTTATTGAAGGGCTATAGGCGTTGAGAGGACGATAGCCGCCCGGCCCCGCCGCCCGGTTTTCGCCGGGCGGCGGAGCGGGACGTCACGGGACGGCGGTGATCCGGCCGGAACCGCCCTCGGGATAGTCCGCCGCGGTGATCCGGCCGCCGAGGTCATCGGTGAGGTAAGAGGCCAGCGCCTGCTGGTAGGTCAGCCCGACCGTGGTGAACGGCAGGCCGCGGAAGGGCCACTGGTCGCCGCCGCGGGCGCTGAAGTCGTTGGTGGCCACCGACAGGTCCGGCCCCGGCACCACCCGGCCGTTCTCGACGATCACGGTGCCGTCGTCCAGCACCACCGACCGGATCCGGCTGCCGGGGGTCAGCACGGTGCCGTCGTCATCGACCACCTGGGCGGTGCCGGAGGGGTCGTAGCTGAAACGGAAGCCCGCCACCTGCGCGAAGCGCCCGTCGGCGGCGGGGAGCCGGGAGACGGCGTTCTCCAGGATCTCCTTGAACTGGGCGCGCGGCACGTTCGGGACCACCGAGACGAAGTTGCCGAACGGGGCGATGGCGAAGGTGTCCAGCTCGGTGATGGGACCGGCGGGGATCAGGGTGTTGTTGCGGATGCCGCCGCCGTTCTGCAGGGCCACATCGGGCGGCTGAACCCCGTAGGCGGCGGCGTTCTTGCGCCCGGCGGCCAGCAGCGCGTCGGCCACCAGGTTGCCCAAATTGGTCTCCTGGGTGCGCACCCCGGGCTCGCGGCGGCCCTCCAGCGCCACCTCCGACTGGGCGACGACGTTGGCCGCCATGCCCTCCACGAAACGCGACACCGGCTCCACCACGGTCCGCTGGATCTTCGGGTCGGGGGCGACGGCATCCGGCGCCACCCCCGACACCCGCACCGGGCCGCTGGCCGGATCCACCGACAGCACCCGGCCGTGCGCATCGAAGTTGACCACCAGCCGGCCGACGTACTTGTAGTCGCCGGCGGTGGTCACCACCGGGACGTCCACCCCGGCCTTGTCCTTCAAGTGCAGCGGGTAGCGCAGCTTCTGGCCGGTCGCCGGGTCGGTGGAGACGGCGTCCCCGGGCACCAGCGGGGTGGTGTCGGAGGCCAGCAGCTCGTCCCCGCCGCCGGCGATCGCCACGTCCACGTTCCGCAGCAGCGGCACCAGCTCGCGGTCCTCGCCCAGCCCCTGCAGGTGGCTGATCAGGATGATCTTGTCGATGCCGCGCCGGGTCAGCCGGTCCACCTCGGCCTGGATCAGCTCGGCCACGTTCTGCAGCACCTTGACGCGGCGGGGGCTGGAGATGGAGGCCAGCGCGGGCGTGGTGGCGCCGACGACGCCGATCTTCTCGCCGCGCTCGGTGACCGTGGCCGACGCCACGATGGCGCCCTTGCGGGCCAGCTGGTTCAGCCGGGGCTCGTCGCCGACGTCGAGGTTGGCCGACAGGAACGGCGGCGGGTTCTTGCCGAAGCTTTCGATGAAGTCGGCCAGGACGTCGGGGCCGAAGTCGAACTCGTGGTTGCCGATCGCTATCGCGTCATAGCCGATGGCCTTGAGCGCCAGCGCGTCATAGAAGGGCACGCCCTTGCTCAGGCTGGCGGTGAACTCCGGGCCGGCCAGGAAGTTGTCCCCCGACGACAGCAGGACCACCCCGCGCCGGGCCGCCTGACCGGGGCCGGGTTTGCCGGAGGTGGCCTGTTTGCGCAGCTTGCCGACCAGCGTCGCAAAGCGCGCCACTCCGCCGAAGTCCTCCTGCCCGGGGACGCCGAGCAGCTTGGACTCCCCATCATTGTTGTGAAGAATTGTCAGCGTAAAGTCTGGTTTGTCGGGCTTGCCGTGGGGGACGGCCGCCGCGCCGGAGGCGAGCGGACCGGCCAGTGCCAAGGCGGCGACCATGCACGTCGCCGTCAGATGGCGTGGACGTAGATGCGACATCATCGAAACTCCCGAAGACGGGGGCTGCCGCGCGCATTTTAAAGACACGGTGACGTGCGGCGAATGATCAGAGGTTGCCAGGAAAATCCCGCATTGATCGTCAACTGCCGCATGGCAATCGGGTAAGGAACCTTTTCCAGCGCATGGCCTTGGGCGCCGAAGACGGAAGCCCTGACGGTATCCGAGGCCATCACGTTGCAGGTCACGGCACCGCCCCCGTCCCCACCTGTGGGAACGGCATGTTGAAAAGGCGCAGCGGAACGGCCCCGCACCGCCCGGCGCGGGGCCGTTTCACCGAAAGACGGCGATCGTCCTCGAAAACCGCGGCGTCACCGGCGCGTCGGTGAGCCGTCAGCGCCCGCCGACCGCGGCCGAGGCGTTGATGATGCCGTTGCCGTAGAAGCCGTTGCGCTTCTTGGAACCCTCACAGGTGTGGCTGGTGACCACCTCGGTGAAGGACCCGTCGGGCGACTGCACCTGCCGCCGGTAGGTGTAGGAGCCGCCCTTCGGGCAGGCCGTCGCGGTGGCGCTGGAGCGCAGGATCGACTCGGTGATGCGCGGGTCGAGGCCCAGGCCGCTGCGGTCGCGCTTGCCGTACCTGCTGACGATCAGCGCCGCCACCCCGGCCGCGTGCGGCGCGGCCATCGAGGTGCCCTGCAGCGACTGGTAGTAGGCGCACGTGCCGCCCTTGCAGCTGCGGATCACATACGGGACGTTGGGCGTGCCGTCGGCGTTCAGCTCGCCCCGCTGCCGGGCCAGCCGCTCCGGGTAGGCCGCCCAGATGCCGGCGTTGTGGTCGAGCTTGCCGTCGGCGGTGTCGTACTTGTCACCGCCGGGCGCCGCCACCGCGATGTAGCCGTTGCCGAAGCTGGAGTAGTACGCCTTGCGCTTGCTGGGGCCGGTCGCCGACACCGGGACGACCCCCTTGCCCTCGGACGGCATCGACACGCAGCTCGGCGGGATCTGCCGCTCGCGCGGGCTCTCCCCGGGCTCGGAGGCGTAGTTGGGGCTGGAGGTGTCGACGTAGGGCTTGGTGTAGTCGGCGGCCTGGTTGCCGGCGGCGGCGATCAGCGTCACGCCCCGGGCGCGGGCGTAGTCGAGCGCCCGCTGCGTCGCCTCGATGACGACCCGCTGCTCGGCCTGGTCGGCGGCCGAGTCGGCCGGGTTGTCGACGCAGTTGAACAGCCAGGGGTCCACGTAGAAGGACATGTTGACCACGTCGATGCCCACGTCGCCGGCGTAGGTCAGCGCGTCCACGGTCGCCTGCAGGAAGAAGTAGCCCGAGTCCTGCCCGGCGCGCAGGTTGACCAGGGACACCCGCGGGGCGACCCCGGCGATGCCCAGCCCGTTGCGCGGCGAGGCGATGGTGGAGGCCACGTGCGTGCCGTGGTCGTTGTCGTCCACGTCCGCCGGGTCCACGCAGCTGGGCACCTCGCACGGCCCGTCCACCTCGTTGCCGTTGGCGTCCACCGGGATGTCGGTGGTGAAGTTGCGGCTGAGGCGGCGGTTGAAGTTCGGGGCGATGTCGGGGTGCGAGCCGTCGATGCCGGTGTCGATGACGCCCACCAGCACCCGCCGGTCGCCCTCCTCCGCCTTGTGGGCGCCGGAGCCGGTGGCGCCGATCTGCTTCATGTCCCACTGCAGGTTCGCCAGCGGCTCCTCGCCGCGGGCGCCGCCCCGCGGGTCCTTGCGCCGCAGGATGTGACGGCCCTCCTTTTCGACGGAGAACCGCTCGTGGAGGCCGCGCACCGGCTTGGGGGCGTGCCCGATGACCCGGTTGACCGCGGCGCCCTCCAGCGCCGCCTGCCGCCGGGCCGCGGCGGCGAAGCCGGCGGCGGCCCGCACCGTCGCCACCCCCACCGCGGTGTTCTCCCGCAGGATCGTGCCGCCCGCCGCCTGCACGGCCGCGCGCGCCCGCTCGGCGGGAACCCCTTCCTTGTAGAGCACCACGTACTCGGTGGTCTGCTCGGTGACCTGCCGTGGTTTGGTCGGTCCCGCATGGGCGGGAAGCGCCAGCGACATCGCGGTGACGACGCCGGTCGCGGTGAGGACGACTCGCCGCACTGTCACACCTCCTAGCCGAGGGAGGAAATGCCTGCTTTGCACCTGACCGGGCGACGTTACTCATTCCCCCTTTTTGTTGACGACCCTCATGCAGATCACAAAATGGAACCTATTGTGTGAAGATGTCGGGTTATCGTGCCGTGTTGACCGCTTCCGTGGTGTTGAGTTACTGGGGGTATGAGATGTTCTTAGACTATTTTCCCTGGTAGATGGGCATTTGGTGGTGATGGGCGTGTGCGGCCGGCTCCTGCCCGGTGGGAGCTGAATTTCCGTTCATCGGCCAGTGGGCGGCTGCTCGCGCCTCTCTAGGGATCCGGTGGATTACCGGCGAAGTTGACCGACCCTTGAAGCTTCCGGGTGCGGAGTGCGGCACTGCGGCGCCCCTTGGGCGCCGGGCGGGCCGCCCCCGCAAACCACCCCGCATACCCGCCCGGCTCGCGGGTAGGGCACGCGGAGTCCGCGGCCCGTGCCCGTCCGATCATCCGCGGCGAGCGCAAGAGCGGGCCTTGGAAGTGGAGGGAAGCACCATGTCCGATGTCCCGCTTCCAGG contains these protein-coding regions:
- a CDS encoding S8 family peptidase, whose amino-acid sequence is MTVRRVVLTATGVVTAMSLALPAHAGPTKPRQVTEQTTEYVVLYKEGVPAERARAAVQAAGGTILRENTAVGVATVRAAAGFAAAARRQAALEGAAVNRVIGHAPKPVRGLHERFSVEKEGRHILRRKDPRGGARGEEPLANLQWDMKQIGATGSGAHKAEEGDRRVLVGVIDTGIDGSHPDIAPNFNRRLSRNFTTDIPVDANGNEVDGPCEVPSCVDPADVDDNDHGTHVASTIASPRNGLGIAGVAPRVSLVNLRAGQDSGYFFLQATVDALTYAGDVGIDVVNMSFYVDPWLFNCVDNPADSAADQAEQRVVIEATQRALDYARARGVTLIAAAGNQAADYTKPYVDTSSPNYASEPGESPRERQIPPSCVSMPSEGKGVVPVSATGPSKRKAYYSSFGNGYIAVAAPGGDKYDTADGKLDHNAGIWAAYPERLARQRGELNADGTPNVPYVIRSCKGGTCAYYQSLQGTSMAAPHAAGVAALIVSRYGKRDRSGLGLDPRITESILRSSATATACPKGGSYTYRRQVQSPDGSFTEVVTSHTCEGSKKRNGFYGNGIINASAAVGGR
- a CDS encoding HU family DNA-binding protein, giving the protein MNRTELIEAVAALAGSDPAVARRHVDAVFETIMDRVTAGERVLVTGFGTFDKLSRPARTARNPRTGEPVEVPPTETPRFRAGQTFKDRVAGHAAVISIELSESDPLPEPEPLPKPAKGKKSKKKKKDAASLSAGEPKKSKKKSGKSDKKGKGKKAAKAH
- a CDS encoding bifunctional metallophosphatase/5'-nucleotidase; amino-acid sequence: MALAGPLASGAAAVPHGKPDKPDFTLTILHNNDGESKLLGVPGQEDFGGVARFATLVGKLRKQATSGKPGPGQAARRGVVLLSSGDNFLAGPEFTASLSKGVPFYDALALKAIGYDAIAIGNHEFDFGPDVLADFIESFGKNPPPFLSANLDVGDEPRLNQLARKGAIVASATVTERGEKIGVVGATTPALASISSPRRVKVLQNVAELIQAEVDRLTRRGIDKIILISHLQGLGEDRELVPLLRNVDVAIAGGGDELLASDTTPLVPGDAVSTDPATGQKLRYPLHLKDKAGVDVPVVTTAGDYKYVGRLVVNFDAHGRVLSVDPASGPVRVSGVAPDAVAPDPKIQRTVVEPVSRFVEGMAANVVAQSEVALEGRREPGVRTQETNLGNLVADALLAAGRKNAAAYGVQPPDVALQNGGGIRNNTLIPAGPITELDTFAIAPFGNFVSVVPNVPRAQFKEILENAVSRLPAADGRFAQVAGFRFSYDPSGTAQVVDDDGTVLTPGSRIRSVVLDDGTVIVENGRVVPGPDLSVATNDFSARGGDQWPFRGLPFTTVGLTYQQALASYLTDDLGGRITAADYPEGGSGRITAVP